TAAACGATGCCCTCGTTTCACAAGTTCAAGTGCCGTTTCACTTTTCCCGACTCCACTTTGTCCAGTAATTAAAACACCAATTCCGTAAATATCTACTAACACACCATGAATAGCAGTCGTAGGGGCTAATTGGCTTTCTAAATAATTCGTTAAATGACTGCTTAACCGTGTTGTTTTCATCGCAGAACGTATTAACGGCGTTCCTGTATACCGACTCGCTTCCACAAATTCTTCTGGAATATCGAGATTACGACAAACGATAAAACCAGGCGTAATATCCGTACATAATTTTAAGGCGCGTTCACTGCGCTGTTCTTTTGACAATTCATTAAAAAAGCTTAGCTCTGTTTTTCCAAGTAACTGCATTCGGTCAGACGGATAATAATTAAAATACCCGGCCATTTCAATACCTGGACGAGAAAGATCAGACGTCACGATTGGACGATTAATCCCTTCTTCGCCACAAATTAATTCTAATTGAAATTTATTAATGACATCGCTCGTGCGAACTTTTACCATTCTATCATCACAACCTTGCTTAGACTATAGACATTATTTTACCATGATTCGAAAGGAGAATGAACTTACTTATTTTTTCGCAAAAAAAAATAGAGACAAGTGTCTCTATCATTTATCTCATTTTCTTTTCATAGTATGGGTCTAAGATTAAATTTTGAATTAAAATATTCCATAAAGATAGTGCAATCGCCATAAAGAAGATAATCGTAAATCCGTCAATGTTGAAAGCATTTCCCATAATAAAATCTGCAAATTGCAACATGACCGCATTAATCACTAATAAAAATAAACCGAGTGTTAAAAACGTTAAAGGTAACGTTAAAATAACTAAAATTGGTCGTAAGAAAATATTTAAAATGGAAATAATAATGGCTGCTAAAAGTGCGGCTCCAAAACTACTAACATGGATAACGTTTGGGAACAAATACGCCATTACCATGAAAAATATCGCGTTTAACACAAGTTGTAACACGTACATCATTAAACTTCCCTACTTTCTTAATCATTGTGCTTCACAAAAATAGATCCTGCCTTTGATTCTGCTTCTAATGTAATAGCGGTTAAATGCTCGCGATTCGTTTGGAATTTCATTTCTTTTTGTAGTTTTTCTCGTTGTTCTGTTAACACTTCAAACGCCTCTAAGTCACATGTAAAGCCACCAAAATTTGTTTCTAGTTCCCCGTTCACTTTTATCCCGCGCGGCACCAAACATTCGATATTACCAGTAGCCGATTTGAGACTTACTTTGCTTTCAAGCGGTTTAGTAACGGTAACGATAATGCCGGAAGTAACGGATTCTGCTTCTACCGATTCAAATGCTCCTTGCACGTCAATTTTTCCGTTCACCGTTTCTAACTCGCATTTTTTTCCTTCTGATTGGATTATTTCAATTTTTCCGTTAGCCGTTTCCATGTTACAATCATCCGCTATTATGTTGTTTAGATACACATTTCCATTCGCCGTTTTCCCAACTATTTTTCCAAAGGATAGTTCTTCTATACGAATAGAACCATTAAACAAACGTAATCGTGCCACATCATACGTATGTTTTGGAACATAGACGACCGTATCAAGCTTTAACCATTTATAATTAGAACCAACTCGAAGCACACGATCTTTTACATCGGCACGGACTTCGTCTAAAAATATTTTCCGTGCTTCTTCTAGATCTTTTTGTTTATACACTTTCACTTTACATTCTATACGAACTTCGTCTTGATGGTGTGGGGCAATGTTGACACTTCCGTTAAATAAATCAATATTCATCCCCATTACATCCGCTGCTGGAAACGAAAAAATATGTGTAAAGTCCACGCTACTCGTAAAATTAAAATCCATTTTAGATAGTTTATTCAACGCATTTTGAATAAAACCGGATACTTTCCCAACCGTTGATTGCTCATGATACACTTTTTTCTCTTCTTCATCAAATAACACACGTGTCGATAACGATTGTTCCATCGTTTCTTCTTTGGTATTTTCTATTTTCTCTGCATCATTCATCGCTTCTAACAATTTTAACGCTTCATCTGTCGTAATGACACCTGATTCTAACATGCGTAAAATTTCTTTTTTTTGCTTTTCCATCTGTACCTCCACCTTTACCATTCTTTTTGGAAAATAACGAGCACACCTTTAATAATATTGTACACATATAATGAAAGGTTAATAAGTAACCCTAATCCAATTGCTGTTAAAAAGATAAATCCAAACGCTTCTCCCGTATCTCCAGCAATGAGCGTTCCAAGGCCGGACACAAAAATGAAAATAACGGCAATAACCCAAAACAAAAACGGGACAATTTGTGTAATCATAGCCGTTTTTGCATGTTTTTTTACTTTTTCATCCATGCTCACGAAAAAAATAATCAGCGGAAAAAGAACAGGAACAAAAATAATCCCAAAATAACCAATCGCCGCTAAAATACGATTTTCATTCATCTAACATCCACCCTCTTTTTGTTGTTACTACTTATTACGAAACAAGAAGTGAAAACGTTTCAGTAATATTGATATTCCCGATTACCGATTGTTTAATCAAAAATTATGGAAACAAGGGAATGGCTTGGAGTGTATGATATGCTTTTTTATAAAGTAGTTTTAGTGAAAAGAGGCGTTGCAACATGACTTTTCCGACAGGAAACGCAAAGATTTTTATTGATGACGAAACGGTGACGAAGTTTTTTAATACGCGGCAATATCAAGATCCTTTTTACCGAGTAACCTATGATTATAATCCATTACTAGATTTACAAGGGATTCCTTCTGTTCCGAAATTGTATGAGTATAAACGAAATGTATTTGTTATCATGGAGCGTTGTGGCGGAACACTGTGGAGTAATTTATCAGCAGAAGAAGAGCAAACGGTAAAAGAATGGCTGCTTCTAGCCCTACATGAACATTATTGTGCTTGTATTTATCAGGGATGGGTTCCACAAGATGTCCAAAAAGAACATGTCTTTTTGAATCTTGAAAAACATACGATTAAAATAATTGATTATGGAAGGTATTTGTCATCTATTGATCCAAATTATAAAATGATGGATTACTCATTGGAAGAATGGTTGGAGTTTTCCAAAAATAAAATTCGACACTTTTTTGAATAATTTTTTTACGTTATCTATAATAGATCATCTCAAAAAGAACATTATTAGCTTCACATGTTTTACTCAGTAAAGTCAAAAAGTAGAGAATAGGATGGGATCAGATGACTCCAAAAGTATGGCTAATATATTTAGGACCACTTTTGGCATTTATTGCAACTTCCGCCACAGGTATTTTACCAAAAAAAGTGACCATTTTCGTAAAGACAGGACTCACTTACGGTGAACTTTTTATTCTTTTGTATATTACTATTTTATTAATAGGAATGATTACAGATAAATTAAATACTGAAATTAAGAATAAGGACCAACTTATAGCACACTATGAAGAAGATATAAAGAATAAAACAGCAGGACTGTTAGATCATTATAAAAGGCTAAACCGTTTTCAATTAAAGGAAGTAATGCATGATGTCATGAGGGCATTTACTGAAAAGCATGCCTATGTCATCTCGACTCAGTTATATAAGTACAACATACAACATACTATTGTACAAAAAACAGAAACAACGATAATAAAAGTTAATTATGTTCAAGGATTTATTGATGAACGTGAAGAACAAAATAGCATGCTTCAAACATACTATTATATTCCTACCTCTTTGTTTTTTAATTATTATGACGCTTTATTTTATTTAGCTAAAGATAAAATGCCCATGTTTGAATTTATCATTCAATTAGTTGATACACTAAACGATGAAGTGACATATAAGGAACAAGTTTCTGATCTCCATGCTATAAAATTTTCCTTTATTATTTTAGGCTTAGAAGCATTGGGGTTAGAAGAAAATAATAAAATTTTACAAAATCATGAAGTAGAAGCTATCATCAGAAAAAGAATGAAAACTGGGATAATGCGAGGAATTTTAAACAAAGCAGAATTTTTCACCTTTAATTATATTCCTACAAAATTTGGGGATATTAGTGATAAAGATGGGAGAATATATCTTACTCAAAAAATAAAGGTAAGAGGAGAATCGCATATTTTTTTAATTACCATTAGCAAGTTTATCCATGAAACAGATGAACCAGCGTTAAATATTAAAGGGATCGGAGAAGAGTTTAGACAATTGCTTATTGATAGTATACCCGGGAGTGAGTATAATTAAGATGTAGAAAGAGGGGATTTTTATGGCTAAAAATATAGGTATAACAAAACCCAATCAAGAACAAATGAAGGAAATTATCAAGGCTTTTCAAAATAAAGGAATTGAAGTGAAGGTGAAAGAAGGTTATGGAGAACCTTCAAATCCACATTGGTCAGCTAGTATTGGTAAAAGCTATCATAAAGAACTTATTATAAAATAAAGGAACCGGAGAAAATCAAATTTGATTTTCTCCGGTTTTTCTTTAAAGAAACTTATAAGCGATACGTATAAGTTATAGTTTTCCATAGGGAAATCATTTTTATGAAAACTACAAGAAAAAGCTGCCTATTTTTTTCTCAATAGACAGCTAGTAGATTTACTTTTCTATTTGCGCAATTTTTTCTTCCATCCGTTTTTTATCTCGTTCTAAAATAGGTGCTAAATATTTTCCAGTAAACGAACCTTCTACCGTTGCGACTTCTTCTGGTGTTCCGGTTGCGATGATTTGTCCACCTTTGACACCGCCTTCTGGTCCAAGGTCGATCATGTAATCGACTGTTTTAATGACATCCAAATTATGTTCAATGACTAACACAGTGTCGCCTTGTTCGACGAGTCGTTCGAGAACTTTTAATAACCGAGCAATGTCATCTACGTGAAGACCAGTCGTTGGTTCATCTAAAATGTACAGTGTTTTTCCGTTCGAGCGGCGGTGTAATTCGCTGGCCAGTTTCACACGTTGCGCTTCCCCGCCCGATAATGTCGTTGCTGGTTGGCCGAGTTTAATATACCCAAGCCCGACGTCATAAATTGTTTGTAGTTTTCGTTTTATTTTTGGGATGTTTTCGAAAAATACGAGCGCTTCTTCGACGGTCATTTCGAGCACTTCGGAAATATTTTTTCCTTTATACGTCACGTCAAGCGTTTCCCGGTTGTATCGTTTTCCGTGACACACTTCACACGGAACATAAACGTCCGGTAAAAAGTGCATTTCGATTTTAATAATTCCGTCCCCGCGACACGCTTCGCAACGTCCACCTTTGACGTTAAAACTAAAGCGGCCTTTTTTATACCCACGCATTTTTGCTTCGTTCGTTTGCGCAAACACGTCGCGAATGTCATCAAATACACCTGTATATGTTGCTGGGTTCGAGCGCGGTGTACGACCAATTGGGGATTGGTCAATATCAATTACTTTTTCTAACTGTTCTATCCCTTTGATTTCTTTATATTGTCCTGGGCGTTCTTTCGCACGATGTAATGTTTGTGCTAATGTTTTATATAAAATTTCGTTAATGAGCGTACTTTTTCCAGAACCAGAGACACCTGTTACCCCGATAAATAATCCGAGTGGAATTTTTACTTTGACATTTTTTAAATTATTTTGTTTCGCCCCGATAATTTCGATAAAACGTCCGTCTGGTTGTTTTCGTTCTGTCGGAAGGGGGATAAATTTTTTCCCAGATAAATAGCTTCCCGTTAACGAAGCATCGTTTGCCATTAATTCTTTCGGTGTCCCTTGTGCTGTCACAAGTCCACCATGCGCCCCTGCTCCCGGTCCGATGTCGATGATGTAATCGGCTGCTAGCATCGTATCTTCATCATGTTCGACAACAATTAACGTATTGCCAAGATCGCGCATTTCTTTTAACGTGTCGATCAGTCGATCGTTATCTCGTTGATGTAGTCCAATCGAAGGTTCGTCTAACACATACAACACACCCATTAATTTCGAGCCAATTTGGGTCGCTAATCGAATCCGTTGCGCTTCTCCACCTGACAGCGTCCCAGCAGAACGGCTTAACGTTAAATATTCTAATCCAACATTTTTTAAAAACGTTAATCGATCGATAATTTCTCGTAAAATTAATCGCGCAATTATCGTTTCTTTTTCGGTTAATTGTAAGGTATTAAAGAAAGTAAGTGCATCTTCAATCGAAAAATCATTCACTTCTCCGATATGTTTGCCACCTATAAAAACAGCTAAACTTTCTTTTTTCAACCGATGCCCTTTACACGTTGGACATTTTTTTTGCGCCATGTATTGTTCCATTTGTTCGCGCACATAATCAGAACTTGTTTCATGAAAACGACGTTCAATATTGGCAATAACTCCTTCAAAATGAATATAATTTTCGCGAATTTGCCCAAAATCGTTTTCATAACGAAAATAAACTTTATCCGTGCCACTACCGTATAAAATTTTATCCATTTTTTCTTTCGGAATATCTTTCACCGGCACGTCCATCGGAATGTTGTAATGGTCACAAACCGACGCTAACAGCTGGGGATAATATTGAGAACTAGTCGGCGCCCAAGCTGCAAGCGCATCTTCTTCTAACGCTTTCTCCCAATCTGGAATGACTAAATCTAAATCAACCTCTAACTTCACCCCAAGACCATCACAAGAAGGACAAGCACCAAATGGACTATTAAAGGAAAACATCCGCGGTTCTAATTCCCCAACGGTAAATCCACAATGTGGACAAGCATGGTGTTCACTAAATAACATCTCTTCTCCACCGATAACATCTATTAACACTTGTCCTTCCGCTAATTCCAGTGCTGTTTCGATAGAATCGGCTAACCGTGATTCGATTCCCTCTTTTACGACAATCCGGTCAATGACGACTTCAATCGAATGCTTTTTGTTTTTCTCCAGTTCGATTTCTTCCGATAGTTCTCGCATTTCTCCGTCCACCCGGACACGAACGTAGCCCGCTTTTTTCATTTCA
The genomic region above belongs to Massilibacterium senegalense and contains:
- a CDS encoding protein kinase family protein, giving the protein MTFPTGNAKIFIDDETVTKFFNTRQYQDPFYRVTYDYNPLLDLQGIPSVPKLYEYKRNVFVIMERCGGTLWSNLSAEEEQTVKEWLLLALHEHYCACIYQGWVPQDVQKEHVFLNLEKHTIKIIDYGRYLSSIDPNYKMMDYSLEEWLEFSKNKIRHFFE
- a CDS encoding phage holin family protein, with amino-acid sequence MMYVLQLVLNAIFFMVMAYLFPNVIHVSSFGAALLAAIIISILNIFLRPILVILTLPLTFLTLGLFLLVINAVMLQFADFIMGNAFNIDGFTIIFFMAIALSLWNILIQNLILDPYYEKKMR
- a CDS encoding DUF4097 family beta strand repeat-containing protein, which codes for MEKQKKEILRMLESGVITTDEALKLLEAMNDAEKIENTKEETMEQSLSTRVLFDEEEKKVYHEQSTVGKVSGFIQNALNKLSKMDFNFTSSVDFTHIFSFPAADVMGMNIDLFNGSVNIAPHHQDEVRIECKVKVYKQKDLEEARKIFLDEVRADVKDRVLRVGSNYKWLKLDTVVYVPKHTYDVARLRLFNGSIRIEELSFGKIVGKTANGNVYLNNIIADDCNMETANGKIEIIQSEGKKCELETVNGKIDVQGAFESVEAESVTSGIIVTVTKPLESKVSLKSATGNIECLVPRGIKVNGELETNFGGFTCDLEAFEVLTEQREKLQKEMKFQTNREHLTAITLEAESKAGSIFVKHND
- the uvrA gene encoding excinuclease ABC subunit UvrA, which translates into the protein MTKEYIHVKGARENNLKNIDVQIPRNELVVLTGLSGSGKSSLAFDTIYAEGQRRYVESLSAYARQFLGQMDKPDVDAIEGLSPAISIDQKTTSRNPRSTVGTVTEIADYLRLLYARIGRVVCPEHGNEIHSQTIEQMVDRILEFPERTKLQILAPVVKGRKGMHVKVLDEMKKAGYVRVRVDGEMRELSEEIELEKNKKHSIEVVIDRIVVKEGIESRLADSIETALELAEGQVLIDVIGGEEMLFSEHHACPHCGFTVGELEPRMFSFNSPFGACPSCDGLGVKLEVDLDLVIPDWEKALEEDALAAWAPTSSQYYPQLLASVCDHYNIPMDVPVKDIPKEKMDKILYGSGTDKVYFRYENDFGQIRENYIHFEGVIANIERRFHETSSDYVREQMEQYMAQKKCPTCKGHRLKKESLAVFIGGKHIGEVNDFSIEDALTFFNTLQLTEKETIIARLILREIIDRLTFLKNVGLEYLTLSRSAGTLSGGEAQRIRLATQIGSKLMGVLYVLDEPSIGLHQRDNDRLIDTLKEMRDLGNTLIVVEHDEDTMLAADYIIDIGPGAGAHGGLVTAQGTPKELMANDASLTGSYLSGKKFIPLPTERKQPDGRFIEIIGAKQNNLKNVKVKIPLGLFIGVTGVSGSGKSTLINEILYKTLAQTLHRAKERPGQYKEIKGIEQLEKVIDIDQSPIGRTPRSNPATYTGVFDDIRDVFAQTNEAKMRGYKKGRFSFNVKGGRCEACRGDGIIKIEMHFLPDVYVPCEVCHGKRYNRETLDVTYKGKNISEVLEMTVEEALVFFENIPKIKRKLQTIYDVGLGYIKLGQPATTLSGGEAQRVKLASELHRRSNGKTLYILDEPTTGLHVDDIARLLKVLERLVEQGDTVLVIEHNLDVIKTVDYMIDLGPEGGVKGGQIIATGTPEEVATVEGSFTGKYLAPILERDKKRMEEKIAQIEK
- a CDS encoding DUF4870 domain-containing protein — its product is MNENRILAAIGYFGIIFVPVLFPLIIFFVSMDEKVKKHAKTAMITQIVPFLFWVIAVIFIFVSGLGTLIAGDTGEAFGFIFLTAIGLGLLINLSLYVYNIIKGVLVIFQKEW
- the hprK gene encoding HPr(Ser) kinase/phosphatase, producing MVKVRTSDVINKFQLELICGEEGINRPIVTSDLSRPGIEMAGYFNYYPSDRMQLLGKTELSFFNELSKEQRSERALKLCTDITPGFIVCRNLDIPEEFVEASRYTGTPLIRSAMKTTRLSSHLTNYLESQLAPTTAIHGVLVDIYGIGVLITGQSGVGKSETALELVKRGHRLVADDCVEIRQEDDRLFGTPPELIQHLLEIRGLGIINVMTLFGAGAVRSYKKISLVIHLETWDPNKVYDRVGLDEETMRIIDVDLLKLTIPVRPGRNLAVIVEVAAMNFRLKRMGINAAEQFSEKLSNAIDDYDLDD